The following nucleotide sequence is from Streptomyces pactum.
GCCGCGACCACGGCGATCGGCAGGTAGGGCTCGATCTCCGTCGGCACCACGGGGCGGACGACCAGTCCGACCACCACTCCCACGATGAGGCCCAATACGGCGATCACGATGTGCCTGTGCCCTTCCCTGTGTCGGAGCCGCTGTCGTCCGCGGCACCGTCGATCGGCTCTGCGGTGCGTACGAGGAGACTCGGCGCGACCGGCAGCTTGAGTTGGTCCTTGACGGAAATCCGGGCCCGGATGCCGTAGTTGTCCTGCAACACCTTCAGGTACTGGCCGTCGGCGCTGTCCCGGAAGGCCCTGGCGAGCCGGTCCCCGTCCCCCACCGCAGACACCGTATAGGGCGGCACCAGCGGTTTGTTGTCCACCAGTATGGCGTCACCGGCCGCCCGGATCGCCGACAGCGCGGTCAGCCGCTGGCCGTTGACCGAGATCGCCTCCGCGCCCGACTCCCACAGCCCGTTGACGACGCGTTGCATGTCCCGGTCCCGGACCCGGCCGGTGTCGGAGAATCCGGCGCCCTCCCGGGGGCCGCCGCCCTCGGACTCCGCCTGGTCCGCGTCGTCGACGACCAACTCCACACCGGGTCCGGTGACCTCGGTGGCGCCCGCGAGCAGCGCCACCAGTTCGGCCCGCTCACCACCGTATTCCTTCAGCGCACGCTGCTGCATGTCGCCGACCTGCTCGCGCAGCGCGTCCACGCTGTCCTCCAGGTCGTCGGCCTCCGCGGAGTCCGACTCGACCCGGTCGATGAGTTTCTCGCGCTCCTTGGCGACCGTGGGGGCCGATATCCGGGCCTCCACCGCGCCGATGGTCACCACGCCGGCGGCCAGGACCAGGCCGAGGGCGAGACCGAGCTTGGCGCGCAGGGTGCGCGGCAGCCCCTGCCGGCCGGCGGTGCCGCGCCGCGCCGCCGCCTCGGCGTACCCGTCGTCGAGGCTGTGGTCCATCACATTGGTCAGCAGCGACATGGAGGCGTCGGGACGGGGGCGCCCGGGTGGCGGTGCGGTGCTCCGAACGGGGGGCTGCTGCGGCATGCCGCACATCGTCGCATGTCGGGGGCGCCGTCACCCAATGGCCCCACCGGCGTGCCGGATCTACGGGCCGGACGGGGGCCGGGACCCCCGTGCGGTGTCCCGGCCCCCGTCCGGCCCTGGCGACGTCGTCGGGCGGCCCCG
It contains:
- a CDS encoding DUF881 domain-containing protein — encoded protein: MPQQPPVRSTAPPPGRPRPDASMSLLTNVMDHSLDDGYAEAAARRGTAGRQGLPRTLRAKLGLALGLVLAAGVVTIGAVEARISAPTVAKEREKLIDRVESDSAEADDLEDSVDALREQVGDMQQRALKEYGGERAELVALLAGATEVTGPGVELVVDDADQAESEGGGPREGAGFSDTGRVRDRDMQRVVNGLWESGAEAISVNGQRLTALSAIRAAGDAILVDNKPLVPPYTVSAVGDGDRLARAFRDSADGQYLKVLQDNYGIRARISVKDQLKLPVAPSLLVRTAEPIDGAADDSGSDTGKGTGTS